In one window of Juglans regia cultivar Chandler chromosome 3, Walnut 2.0, whole genome shotgun sequence DNA:
- the LOC109011082 gene encoding CSC1-like protein ERD4: MDFSSFLTSLVTSFLIFVVLMLLFAWLSRKEGNSVVYYPNRILKGLDPPASGTRNPFAWIQEALSSTEQDVISMSGFDTAVYFVFLSTVFGILVLSGVVLLALLLPVAATDNSVKVTAATTSNGTFNEFDKLSIGNVKEKSPRLWAFMIATYWVSFVTYYLLWKAYTHVSKLRADALMSPQLKPEQYAVIVRDIPPVPEGLTRKEQVDSYFKAIYPDTFYRSMVVTDNKVVNKIWEELEGYKKKLARAEVIYAQSKTTGKPGGVRPTNKTGFLGLFGKKVDSIEYYNGKINELIPKLESEQKVTLREKQQAAALVFFTSRVTAASAAQSLHAQIVNDWTVVDAPEPRQILWANLPIKFFQRQVRQYVVYAIVALTIVFYMIPIALISAFTTLEQLKKLLPFLKPVLNIDAIKTVLEAYLPQIALIIFLALLPKLLLFLSKAEGIPSLSHAVRASSGKYFYFTVLNVFIGVTVGGTLFNTFKTIQKNPPDYIITLLANSLPGNATFFLTFVALKFFVGYGLELTRIVPLIIYHVKRKYLCKTEAELKAAWFPGELGYATRAPGDLLIVTIVLCYSVIAPLILPFGAAYFGLGWLILRNQALKVYVPAYESYGRMWPHLFVRILAALILYQVTMLGYFGVKKFYYAPFVIPLIILSFIFGFVCSKKFYRFFHDTALEVVCRELKEVPNMELVFRSFIPQSLGSEKFDDDQFEDALSQVSRTTSLV, from the exons ATGGATTTTAGTTCGTTCTTGACGTCCCTGGTGACGTCGTTCTTGATATTCGTGGTTTTGATGCTGCTTTTCGCGTGGTTGTCGCGGAAGGAGGGGAATAGCGTCGTGTACTACCCGAACCGGATCTTGAAGGGTTTGGATCCTCCCGCGTCCGGGACCCGTAATCCCTTCGCGTGGATCCAGGAGGCCTTGTCCTCCACGGAGCAGGACGTGATCTCCATGTCCGGGTTTGACACTGCCGTCTACTTCGTGTTCTTGAGCACTG TGTTTGGAATCTTGGTTTTATCCGGCGTAGTACTGCTTGCTCTTCTTCTACCAGTTGCTGCCACTGATAATAGTGTGAAGGTTACCGCGGCAACCACCAGCAATGGGACTTTTAACGAGTTTGACAAGTTATCCATCGGCAATGTCAAA GAGAAGAGCCCTCGTTTATGGGCATTTATGATAGCCACTTACTGGGTTTCATTTGTTACGTATTACCTGTTATGGAAGGCATACACGCATGTCTCTAAACTGAGAGCTGATGCTCTTATGTCTCCCCAATTGAAACCTGAACAATATGCCGTTATCGTTAGAGACATACCTCCGGTCCCTGAAGGTCTAACAAGAAAAGAGCAGGTTGATTCATATTTCAAAGCTATCTATCCTGATACATTTTACAGATCAATGGTGGTCACGGACAACAAAGTG GTGAACAAAATTTGGGAAGAGCTAGAAGGGTACAAGAAAAAGCTTGCACGTGCTGAAGTGATATATGCACAGTCAAAAACAACAGGCAAACCAGGGGGAGTTAGACCGACTAACAAAACTGGCTTCCTTGGTCTGTTTGGTAAAAAGGTAGATAGCATAGAGTACTACAATGGAAAGATAAATGAACTAATCCCAAAACTGGAATCAGAACAAAAAGTCACCCTCAGAGAGAAGCAGCAAGCTGCTGCTCTGGTATTTTTCACGAGCAGGGTCACTGCAGCTTCTGCAGCTCAGAGTCTACATGCTCAAATAGTTAACGATTGGACAGTTGTAGATGCTCCTGAACCTCGTCAAATACTTTGGGCTAATCTTCCAATCAAGTTTTTTCAGAGGCAAGTACGGCAATATGTCGTGTATGCTATTGTGGCTTTGACCATAGTTTTCTACATGATTCCGATTGCGTTGATTTCTGCCTTCACAACACTTGAGCAGTTGAAGAAACTTCTCCCATTTTTAAAGCCAGTTTTGAATATCGATGCAATCAAAACAGTGTTGGAAGCTTACCTCCCTCAGATTGCACTCATCATCTTCTTGGCTTTGTTGCCCAAGCTCCTTCTATTTCTCTCCAAGGCTGAGGGAATCCCCTCTTTAAGTCATGCAGTGAGAGCCTCTTCTGGGAAATACTTTTATTTCACAGTGCTGAATGTTTTCATTGGAGTGACTGTGGGTGGAACATTGTTCAATACGTTCAAGACCATTCAGAAGAATCCTCCCGATTATATAATTACCTTGCTAGCGAATAGTCTGCCAGGCAATGCAACGTTCTTCCTCACCTTTGTAGCTTTGAA GTTTTTTGTTGGCTACGGCCTTGAACTGACCAGAATAGTCCCTCTAATTATATACCATGTAAAGAGGAAGTATCTGTGTAAGACCGAGGCAGAGTTGAAAGCAGCTTGGTTTCCTGGAGAACTTGGGTATGCAACTAGGGCTCCTGGTGACTTGCTGATTGTTACAATTGTCCTCTGCTACTCTGTCATAGCTCCTCTTATTCTCCCATTTGGTGCGGCTTACTTTGGCTTAGGATGGCTAATTCTCAGAAATCAG GCACTCAAAGTTTATGTTCCGGCCTATGAAAGCTATGGAAGGATGTGGCCCCACTTGTTCGTACGCATCCTAGCAGCTCTGATATTATACCAAGTTACCATGCTTGGTTACTTTGGTGTAAAGAAATTCTACTATGCACCATTCGTAATCCCACTCATAATACTTAGCTTCATCTTTGGCTTTGTCTGTTCCAAGAAGTTCTACAGATTTTTCCATGACACGGCTCTGGAAGTTGTATGCCGCGAGTTGAAGGAAGTTCCTAACATGGAACTAGTTTTCAGATCTTTCATCCCACAAAGCTTGGGTTCTGAGAAGTTTGATGATGATCAGTTTGAAGATGCTTTGTCACAAGTTTCAAGAACGACATCACTTGTTTGA